TCACCAGCAAGGTTCGTTGGCCCGGTGAAAAGAATGTTTGTAGCAACCCCAAGAAACCCATTTAGATCAGCGGGGGCCCCCGCAAGAGTCAGTGTATCAGAGCCGCTGCCACCGACGGTCACGCCTGCACCAGAGGACGCCGCTAAGATGCCACTACTGGCTGTCAGCGTTAACGTCAATGAATCGCCGTCTGGGTCGGTCAGCGTCACGGCACTGAGATCTACGTTGCTGGCTACATCTTCGGTAACGGCAAGGTCCGATGGCAAAGATCCAGTATTACTTGGCGGGTCGGCAACATTCGTAATGTCAACGTTGATTGTGCCAAGCCCGACCGGGGCCCCACCATCGTTGACCGATACAGCGACCGTTGCCGCGTCATCACCGAAAACATCACTCAGCCCCGTGTACTGAATATTCGTGGTTGTATCGAGGAACGTGTTCAGGTCGGTCGGCGAACCGCTTAGTGTCAGGGTTCCCGTACCGCTACCTCCGGCAGTCACGCCGCCACCCGAAGACGCAGCCAATGCGCCGCCGCTGGCGGTCAACGTTAACGTCAACGAATCACCATCAGGATCGGCAAGCGTCACGCCGCTTAAATCAACGTTGCTGGCCGCATCTTCGGTCACCGTGATGTCCGATGGCAGCGAACCGCTGTTGCTAGGCGGGTCGGCAACATTCGTAATGTCAACGTTGATTGTGCCAAGCCCCACCGGGGCCCCACCATCGTTGACCGAAACAGCGACCGTTGCCGCGTCATCACCGAAAACGTTGCTTGGCCCCGTGTACTGAATGTTCGTCGTTGTATCAAGGAATGTGTTCAAGTCGCTCGGCGAACCGCTCAGTGTCAGCGTTCCCGTGCCGCTTCCTCCGGCAGTCACGCCGCCGCTCGATGACGCAGCCAATGCGCCGCCGCTGGCGGTCAACGTTAACGTCAACGAATCACCATCAGGATCGGCAAGCGTCACGCCGCTTAAATCAACGTTGCTGGCCGCATCTTCGGTCACCGTGATGTCCGATGGCAGCGAACCGCTGTTGCTAGGCGGGTCGGCAACATTCGTAATGTCAACGTTGATTGTGCCAAGTCCGACCGGGGCCCCACCATCGTTGACCGATACAGCGACCGTTGCCGCGTCATCACCGAAAACGTTGCTTGGCCCCGTGTACTGAATATTCGTGGTTGTATCGAGGAACGTGTTCAGGTCGCTCGGCGAACCGCTTAGTGTCAAAGTTCCCGTACCGCTACCTCCGGCAGTCACGCCGCCACCCGAAGACGCAGCCAATGCGCCGCCGCTGGCGGTCAACGTTAACGTCAACGAATCACCATCAGGATCGGCAAGCGTCACGCCGCTCAGATCAACGTTGCTGGCCGCATCTTCGGTCACCGTGATGTCCGATGGCAACGTTCCACTGTTGCTAGGCGGGTCGCCAACATTCGTGATGTCAACGTTGATTGTGCCAAGCCCGACCGGGGCCCCACCATCGTTGACCGATACAGCGACCGTTGCCGCGTCATCACCGAAAACGTTGCTTGGCCCCGTGTACTGAATGTTCGTCGTTGTATCAAGGAATGTGTTCAAGTCGCTCGGCGAACCGCTCAGTGTCAGCGTTCCCGTGCCGCTTCCTCCGGCAGTCACGCCGCCACCCGATGAAGCCGCCAATACGCCGCCGCTGGCGGTCAGCGTTAACGTCAACGAATCACCATCAGGATCGGCGAGCGTTACGCCGCTTAAATCAATGTTGCTGGCCGCATCTTCGGTCACAGTGATGTCCGATGGCAACGTTCCACTGTTGCTAGGCGGGTCGGCAACGTTGGTGATATCAACGTTAATTGTCCCGAGTCCAACCGGAGCTCCGCCATCATTGACGCTTACCGCAATGGTCTCCGCATCATCCCCCGAAACGTTGTTCGGGCCCGTATATTGGACATTCGATGACGTATCAAGAAATGCATTTAAGTTTGACGCCGAGCCTGAAAGTGTCAGAGTTCCGGTCCCACTTCCTCCGGCAGTCACGCCGCCACCCGATGACGCAGCCAATGCGCCGCCGCTGGCGGTGAGTGTTAGCGTTAACGAATCACCATCAGGATCGGCAAGCGTCACGCCGCTCAGATCAACGTTGCTGGCCGCATCTTCGGTTACCGTGATGTCCGATGGCAGCGAACCGCTGTTGCTAGGAGGGTCGGCAACATTCGTAATGTCAACGTTGATTGTGCCAAGCCCCACCGGGGCTCCGCCATCGTTGACCGATACAGCGACCGTTGCCGCGTCATCACCGAAAACATCACTCAGCCCCGTGTACTGAATATTCGTGGTTGTATCGAGGAACGTGTTCAGGTCGCTCGGCGAACCGCTTAGTGTCAGGGTTCCCGTGCCACTTCCTCCGGCAGTCACACCGCCACCTGAAGATGCCGCCAAAACTCCGCCGCTGGCGGTGAGTGCTAGCGTTAACGAATCACCATCAGGATCGGCAAGCGTCACGCCGCTTAAATCAACATTGCTGGCCGCATCTTCGGTCACCGTAATATCCGATGGCAGCGAACCGCTGTTGCTAGGCGGGTCGGCAACATTCGTAATGTCAACGTTGATTGTGCCAAGTCCGACCGGGGCCCCACCATCGTTGACGCTTACCGCAATGGTCTCCGCATCATCCCCCGAAACGTTGTTCGGGCCCGTATATTGGACATTCGATGACGTATCAAGAAATGCATTTAAGTTTGACGAAGATCCTGAAAGTGTCAGAGTTCCGGTCCCACTTCCTCCGGCAGTCACACCGCCACCCGATGACGCAGCCAATACGCCGCCGCTGGCGGTGAGTGTTAGCGTTAACGAATCACCATCAGGATCGGCAAGCGTCACGCCGCTCAGATCAACGTTGCTGGCCGCATCTTCGGTCACCGTGATGTCCGATGGCAGCGAACCGCTGTTGCTAGGCGGGTCGGCAACATTCGTAATGTCAACGTTGATTGTGCCAAGCCCGACCGGGGCTCCACCATCGCTGACGCTTACCGCAATGGTCTCCGCATCATCCCCTGAAACGTTGCTTGGGCCCGTATATTGGACATTCGATGACGTATCAAGAAATGCATTTAAGTTTGACGCCGAGCCTGAAAGTGTCAGGGTTCCGGTCCCACTTCCTCCGGCAGTCACGCCGCCGCTCGATGACGCTGCCAATACGCCGCCGCTGGCAGTCAGCGTAAGCGTCAACGAATCACCGTCAGGATCGGTCAGCGTCACGCCGCTTAAATCAACGTCGCTGGCCGCATCTTCGGTCACCGTTATATCCGATGGCAACGTCCCACTGTTGCTAGGCGGATCAGCAACGTTCGTAATGTCAATGTTGACACTTCCTAGGCTCACAGGAGCTGCACCATCATCGACCGTGACGCTAATTGTAGCGACATCATCTCCCACTACATCGATGGGGCCGATGTAGTGGATGTTGCTAGTTGTATCAAGATAAGTGTTTAGACTCGCGGGGGATCCACTAAGAGTGAGAACGCCTGTCCCACTTCCCCCGGCTGTCACCCCTCCCACCGACGCCGCCGTCAGGATTCCAGCGCTAGCGGTCAATGTCAGCGTCAAGTTGTCTCCATTGGGATCCGTCAGAGTCACCGCACTAAAGTCGACATCACTTGCAGTCTCTTCAATGACGGTGATTTGCGATGGTAGCGTTCCGCTATTGCTAGGTGGATCTGAACCGTCAACGACATCGATATTCACCACTCCCAACCCAATCGTGGAGTTTCCATCTCCGACGGAGACCGTCATCGTTGCAACATTGTCTCCAGTGACATCGGTCGCCCCGGTATATTGGATATTGGTGACTGTATTCAGGAAAGCATTGAGATCGCCAATTGTACCAGCAAGTTGAATCGTAGCAGATCCCGCTCCACTTACAGTCACCCCACCTCCCGACGAAGCGTTAAGTGTTCCACTGCTAACCACCAAGTCTAGAGTAAGCGGATCACCATCAGCATCAAACAGCTCCACACTTCCCAACGGTACGTTACTGGGAGTATTCTTGGTTGCAACAATATCCGAAGGCAAGGATCCGCTGTTACCAGGCGGATCGGCGACGTTGGTGATATCAACGTTGATTGTCCCGAGTCCAACTGGAGCTCCGCCATCATTGATGCTTACCGCAATGGTCTCCGCATCATCCCCCGACACATTGCTCGGCCCCGTGTACTGAATGTTCGTCGTTGTATCAAGGAATGTGTTCAGGTCGCTCGGCGAACCGCTCAGTGTCAGCGTTCCCGTGCCGCTGCCTCCGACGGTTACGCCTCCACCTGATGAGGCCGCCAATACGCCGCCGCTGGCGGTCAGCGTTAACGTCAACGAATCACCATCAGGATCGGTCAGCGTCACGCCACTTAAATCAACGTCGCTGGCCGCATCTTCGGTCACCGTGATGTCCGATGGCAACGAACCGCTGTTGCTAGGCGGGTCGGCAACATTCGTAATGTCAACGTTGATTGTGCCAAGCCCGACCGGGACCCCACCATCGTTGACGCTTACCGCAATGGTCTCCGCATCATCCCCTGAAACGTTGTTCGGGCCCGTATATTGGACATTCGATGACGTATCAAGAAATGCATTTAAGTTTGACGCCGAGCCTGAAAGTGTCAGGGTTCCGGTCCCACTTCCTCCGGCAGTCACGCCGCCGCTCGATGACGCTGCCAATACGCCGCCGCTGGCGGTCAGCGTAAGCGTCAACGAATCACCGTCAGGATCGGTCAGCGTCACGCCGCTTAAATCAACGTCGCTGGCCGCATCTTCGGTCACCGTGATGTCCGATGGCAACGTTCCAGTATTACTTGGCGGGTCGGCAACATTCGTAATGTCAACGTTGACTGAGCCAAGTCCCACCGGGGCCCCACCATCGTTGACGCTTACCGCAATGGTCTCCGCATTATCGCCCGACACATTGCTCGGCCCCATGTACTGAATATTTGTCGGCGTATCAAGGAACGTGTTCAGGTCGCTCGGTGAACCGCTCAGTGTCAGGGTTCCCGTGCCGCTGCCTCCGGCAGTCACGCCGCCACCCGATGACGCAGCCAATACGCCGCCGCTGGCGGTCAGCGTTAACGTCAACGAATCACCATCAGGATCGGTCAGTGTCACGCCGCTTAAATCAACGTCGCTGGCCGCATCTTCGGTCACCGTGATATCCGATGGCAACGTTCCGCTGTTGCTAGGCGGGTCGGCAACGTTGGTGATATCAACGTTAATTGTGCCAAGCCCGACCGGGGCCCCACCATCGTTGACGCTTACCGCAATGGTCTCCGCATCATCCCCCGACACATTGCTCGGCCCCGTGTACTGAATATTTGTCGGCGTATCAAGGAACGTGTTCAGGTCGCTCGGTGAACCGCTCAGTGTCAGGGTTCCCGTGCCGCTGCCTCCGGCAGTCACGCCGCCACCCGATGACGCAGCCAATACGCCGCCGCTGGCGGTCAGCGTAAGCGTCAACGAATCACCATCCGGATCGGTCAGCGTTACGCCGCTCAGATCAACGTTACTGGCCGCATCTTCGGTCACCGTGATGTCCGATGGCAGCGAACCGCTGTTGCTAGGAGGGTCGGCAACATTCGTAATGTCAACGTTGATTGTGCCAAGTCCGACCGGGGCTCCACCATCGTTGACGCTTACCGCAATGGTCTCCGCATCATCGCCTGAAA
This genomic window from Roseiconus lacunae contains:
- a CDS encoding cadherin-like domain-containing protein, with product MPVHSRRRKRSLRIEGLEERRVLAVNPYSLDLDAVGTVDLFAPDGGGSVQDFFVDHPLSIGGIITSRNQPGTNNRPPNVGAVSFASNEGEVLNEAAPGLLQNASDPEGTPVRVSAIASQSAFGATLFGNADGSFTYDSSTSVLLKQLKPGQTSVDTFEFVVEDADGGQTVSSASVTVSGKNTAPALSNNGGGTVSEGANSAITPQQLRFTDPDDAPNELTFTVLVAPSHGALKFSDDLATTIHSFTQQDIDVGRVLYVHNGDESGADSFQFQLADGNEDGVTPTTGTFSFTVTAVDDAPSNSGSLPASATFNEDESGALDLSSVSFSDADGGSSTIVLDADEGKFQATDGGGVTVSGADTNQIRLTGSSSDLNTFLANPNAITYTPPINATGASADTVTMTSQSDDESRVLGSFDVNITDVADPPSNSGTLPSDITVTEDAASNVDLSGVTLADPDGDSLTLTLTASGGVLAASSGGGVTTGGSGTGTLTLSGSPSDLNTFLDTPTNIQYTGPSNVSGDDAETIAVSVNDGGAPVGLGTINVDITNVADPPSNSGSLPSDITVTEDAASNVDLSGVTLTDPDGDSLTLTLTASGGVLAASSGGGVTAGGSGTGTLTLSGSPSDLNTFLDTPTNIQYTGPSNVSGDDAETIAVSVNDGGAPVGLGTINVDITNVADPPSNSGTLPSDITVTEDAASDVDLSGVTLTDPDGDSLTLTLTASGGVLAASSGGGVTAGGSGTGTLTLSGSPSDLNTFLDTPTNIQYMGPSNVSGDNAETIAVSVNDGGAPVGLGSVNVDITNVADPPSNTGTLPSDITVTEDAASDVDLSGVTLTDPDGDSLTLTLTASGGVLAASSSGGVTAGGSGTGTLTLSGSASNLNAFLDTSSNVQYTGPNNVSGDDAETIAVSVNDGGVPVGLGTINVDITNVADPPSNSGSLPSDITVTEDAASDVDLSGVTLTDPDGDSLTLTLTASGGVLAASSGGGVTVGGSGTGTLTLSGSPSDLNTFLDTTTNIQYTGPSNVSGDDAETIAVSINDGGAPVGLGTINVDITNVADPPGNSGSLPSDIVATKNTPSNVPLGSVELFDADGDPLTLDLVVSSGTLNASSGGGVTVSGAGSATIQLAGTIGDLNAFLNTVTNIQYTGATDVTGDNVATMTVSVGDGNSTIGLGVVNIDVVDGSDPPSNSGTLPSQITVIEETASDVDFSAVTLTDPNGDNLTLTLTASAGILTAASVGGVTAGGSGTGVLTLSGSPASLNTYLDTTSNIHYIGPIDVVGDDVATISVTVDDGAAPVSLGSVNIDITNVADPPSNSGTLPSDITVTEDAASDVDLSGVTLTDPDGDSLTLTLTASGGVLAASSSGGVTAGGSGTGTLTLSGSASNLNAFLDTSSNVQYTGPSNVSGDDAETIAVSVSDGGAPVGLGTINVDITNVADPPSNSGSLPSDITVTEDAASNVDLSGVTLADPDGDSLTLTLTASGGVLAASSGGGVTAGGSGTGTLTLSGSSSNLNAFLDTSSNVQYTGPNNVSGDDAETIAVSVNDGGAPVGLGTINVDITNVADPPSNSGSLPSDITVTEDAASNVDLSGVTLADPDGDSLTLALTASGGVLAASSGGGVTAGGSGTGTLTLSGSPSDLNTFLDTTTNIQYTGLSDVFGDDAATVAVSVNDGGAPVGLGTINVDITNVADPPSNSGSLPSDITVTEDAASNVDLSGVTLADPDGDSLTLTLTASGGALAASSGGGVTAGGSGTGTLTLSGSASNLNAFLDTSSNVQYTGPNNVSGDDAETIAVSVNDGGAPVGLGTINVDITNVADPPSNSGTLPSDITVTEDAASNIDLSGVTLADPDGDSLTLTLTASGGVLAASSGGGVTAGGSGTGTLTLSGSPSDLNTFLDTTTNIQYTGPSNVFGDDAATVAVSVNDGGAPVGLGTINVDITNVGDPPSNSGTLPSDITVTEDAASNVDLSGVTLADPDGDSLTLTLTASGGALAASSGGGVTAGGSGTGTLTLSGSPSDLNTFLDTTTNIQYTGPSNVFGDDAATVAVSVNDGGAPVGLGTINVDITNVADPPSNSGSLPSDITVTEDAASNVDLSGVTLADPDGDSLTLTLTASGGALAASSSGGVTAGGSGTGTLTLSGSPSDLNTFLDTTTNIQYTGPSNVFGDDAATVAVSVNDGGAPVGLGTINVDITNVADPPSNSGSLPSDITVTEDAASNVDLSGVTLADPDGDSLTLTLTASGGALAASSGGGVTAGGSGTGTLTLSGSPTDLNTFLDTTTNIQYTGLSDVFGDDAATVAVSVNDGGAPVGLGTINVDITNVADPPSNTGSLPSDLAVTEDVASNVDLSAVTLTDPDGDSLTLTLTASSGILAASSGAGVTVGGSGSDTLTLAGAPADLNGFLGVATNILFTGPTNLAGDDAATLSVSVNDGGGPIVLGTLNLDISAVNDDPVNVGVFPSNLSIVEDLTSNLDLSSITILDADVGGGLLRVTLTSTNGTLTSLSSGGVTVGGSGTNVLTLLGTLADLNAFLDVTSNIQLLGDLNLAGDDADVLSVVVNDLGNTGSGGGSDISLGNINIDIAAVNDDPTNVGSLPLDLSLVTGLLGGIDLSSLEIADVDVANGLLAVTLSAVASDLFASDSGGVTVGGSGSDTLTLTGTLANLNAYLDVTTNLGLFPGLGLLGEDVDLLTVTVNDGGQSGSGGGTDVVLGLINIDVLPVAAPLVSIASEEELNIPVVLDNPALPDHEAPLERNRSITGGLEPDNVDELFGRFGPWNDREFVPTLF